The Corallococcus exiguus genome includes a region encoding these proteins:
- a CDS encoding DUF4386 domain-containing protein — translation MNISRHHSRSLGVLFLLPFFAYGIGTALVTSALKDPEQLAEQRTLFVGGALLLLLNSLLVVGIGVLFFPILRERSPGIAVAYVCTRVMEALTLIVGVVFLLCILQLGDSAQGQTTPEWMPLLNLLSKGNFWAYQIAMIILGAGSVAFCMSLYRSRLLPALLPLVGAVGYGFLALGAVLELFGLPWGIFFSGPGGLFELFLGGWLITRGGRTVTPAVAA, via the coding sequence ATGAACATCTCCCGCCATCACTCCCGTTCCCTGGGAGTCCTCTTTCTCCTTCCGTTCTTCGCCTACGGAATCGGCACCGCGCTCGTCACCTCCGCCCTGAAGGATCCGGAGCAACTGGCCGAACAGAGGACGCTGTTCGTCGGGGGAGCGCTGCTGCTCCTGTTGAACTCCCTCCTCGTCGTCGGAATTGGCGTGCTGTTTTTTCCCATCCTCCGCGAGCGGAGCCCGGGCATCGCCGTCGCGTATGTCTGCACGCGGGTGATGGAGGCGCTGACCCTCATCGTCGGAGTGGTGTTCCTGCTGTGCATCCTCCAGCTCGGAGACTCCGCGCAAGGGCAGACGACGCCGGAGTGGATGCCCCTGCTCAACCTTCTGTCGAAGGGGAACTTCTGGGCGTACCAGATCGCGATGATCATCCTGGGGGCCGGCAGCGTGGCGTTCTGCATGTCGCTGTACCGCTCGCGGCTTCTTCCCGCGTTGCTCCCGCTGGTGGGCGCGGTGGGCTACGGATTCCTGGCGCTGGGGGCCGTGCTCGAGCTCTTCGGGCTGCCGTGGGGCATCTTCTTCTCCGGGCCCGGGGGCCTGTTCGAGCTGTTCCTCGGTGGCTGGCTCATCACCAGGGGGGGCCGGACGGTCACGCCTGCCGTCGCGGCGTAG
- the roxB gene encoding rubber dioxygenase RoxB: MPFVRMLSVLATLAVPGVSAASDLLGSSRGGSAQWDFCYGKPDSALLPVDPRTLVQPGISDGRAVHFNAYWKNCHVDPEAVKEQGAAKSCGELRARFAHGEGLLTNGHPGVGVLFTGTNYTRPEAAFGIATFSAAQYNELWRVWGFLFRPDNFDTLVAQRYGSGQSTARNPYPLPGQLPNLSNGGSGQLPQMLTQLRNPDGSWSGRIGVTCHACHSGMVGKPGDGPGLGVQVGGGSSLADLDLFLSDLLPLGYPASLATFLNLNRTRGTNNASDINLAFLFPDENLLTPSEVIGLINSGSTAGMDTPAWWNMGHRPVKFVDGVFPMDAPRVDMVFYTPFIGLFGSAGGPLSEAGQDWMRTNGPALNTWVDSLKSPPYPLPINQTLAEQGAVLFHTLDMWAPARNNTVPRPQGNGSCASCHGAYSPRYVNNPAFLATPALEGMASYIAPLRIIGTDPVRVNTNNAAVQSAGAKNFFGYPSTAGTANDCGPQNQPHIRGNRELGYLAPPLYGVWATSPYLHNGSVPNVWEVLKPADRKPIWRRVSAPPRWDQPLSLMGFDTDLQRAYDSTKLGWKYDTIPCKWRTPLNPAVSPYINCQPGDEFTTPLAQEMMNVLFSNLALSWNILFPPTRTRQQLEDRKIYNTNAFGQDNGGHEFNSVLTDPERLAIIEYLKTL; the protein is encoded by the coding sequence GTGCCATTCGTTCGCATGCTGTCTGTCTTGGCGACGTTGGCGGTGCCTGGCGTCAGCGCCGCGAGTGATTTGCTGGGGAGCAGTCGAGGCGGCTCGGCGCAGTGGGACTTCTGCTATGGCAAGCCGGACAGTGCGCTCTTGCCGGTGGACCCTCGGACCCTGGTGCAGCCCGGCATCAGTGACGGGCGGGCGGTGCACTTCAATGCCTACTGGAAGAATTGTCATGTCGACCCGGAGGCCGTGAAGGAGCAGGGAGCAGCGAAGAGCTGTGGCGAACTGCGTGCGCGCTTCGCGCATGGCGAGGGGCTGCTGACCAATGGCCATCCCGGCGTGGGCGTGCTGTTCACCGGCACCAACTACACGCGGCCCGAGGCTGCGTTCGGCATCGCTACCTTCTCCGCGGCGCAGTACAACGAGCTGTGGCGCGTCTGGGGCTTTCTCTTCCGTCCCGACAACTTCGACACCCTGGTCGCCCAGCGCTACGGGTCGGGGCAGAGCACCGCCCGCAATCCCTATCCATTGCCCGGGCAGCTTCCGAATCTCTCCAACGGCGGGAGCGGACAACTGCCGCAGATGCTCACGCAGCTTCGCAACCCGGATGGGAGCTGGAGCGGCCGCATCGGCGTCACCTGTCACGCCTGCCACAGCGGCATGGTGGGCAAACCCGGGGATGGCCCGGGCCTCGGGGTGCAGGTGGGCGGCGGCAGCAGCCTGGCGGACCTGGACCTGTTCCTGAGCGACCTGTTGCCCCTGGGCTACCCCGCGTCGCTCGCCACGTTCCTGAACCTCAACCGGACCCGTGGAACCAACAACGCCAGCGACATCAACCTCGCCTTCCTGTTCCCGGACGAGAACCTGCTGACGCCTTCCGAGGTGATTGGCCTCATCAACTCCGGCTCGACCGCCGGAATGGATACGCCCGCCTGGTGGAACATGGGGCACCGGCCGGTGAAGTTCGTCGACGGTGTCTTCCCCATGGATGCGCCGCGCGTGGACATGGTGTTCTACACGCCGTTCATTGGCCTGTTCGGAAGCGCCGGCGGGCCGCTGAGTGAAGCGGGCCAGGACTGGATGCGGACCAACGGCCCGGCGCTCAACACCTGGGTCGACTCCCTCAAGTCACCGCCCTATCCACTGCCCATCAACCAGACGCTGGCCGAGCAGGGGGCGGTGCTGTTCCACACGCTCGACATGTGGGCACCGGCGCGCAACAACACCGTGCCGCGGCCCCAGGGCAACGGTTCGTGCGCGAGCTGCCATGGGGCCTACTCGCCCCGCTACGTCAACAACCCGGCCTTCCTGGCGACACCGGCGCTGGAGGGCATGGCGAGCTACATCGCCCCACTGAGAATCATTGGCACCGACCCGGTCCGGGTGAATACCAACAACGCGGCGGTTCAGTCCGCGGGCGCCAAGAACTTCTTCGGCTATCCCTCAACGGCTGGCACCGCCAACGACTGTGGTCCGCAGAACCAGCCGCACATCCGTGGCAATCGGGAACTCGGCTACCTCGCGCCGCCGCTGTACGGGGTCTGGGCCACCTCGCCGTACTTGCACAACGGCTCGGTTCCCAATGTCTGGGAGGTGCTCAAGCCCGCCGACCGCAAGCCCATCTGGCGCCGGGTCTCCGCGCCGCCGCGGTGGGATCAGCCGCTGAGCCTCATGGGCTTCGACACGGACCTGCAACGCGCCTACGACTCCACCAAGCTCGGCTGGAAGTACGACACCATCCCCTGCAAGTGGCGCACGCCCCTGAATCCAGCGGTGTCGCCGTACATCAACTGCCAGCCGGGCGACGAGTTCACCACTCCCCTGGCGCAGGAGATGATGAACGTGCTCTTCAGCAACCTGGCTCTTTCCTGGAACATCCTCTTCCCGCCCACCCGCACGCGGCAGCAGCTCGAGGACCGGAAGATCTACAACACCAACGCCTTTGGCCAGGACAACGGCGGCCACGAGTTCAACTCCGTGCTCACCGACCCGGAGCGTCTGGCCATCATCGAGTACCTCAAGACGCTCTGA
- a CDS encoding MarR family winged helix-turn-helix transcriptional regulator, producing MDDVAKQGTGALGSRLRRVVERMDRDVHAIYQAAGVRFEPRWYAVFTSLRDHGPLTVGELAERLGVTHAAVSQVRTALERERLITGEADPVDGRRQRLKLTAHGRKTAAKLAPLWAAIQTAATALLDEGAPQLLAELNGLERALDHRGLRARVGDLLHLEDSDAPGATHEAKR from the coding sequence ATGGATGACGTCGCGAAGCAGGGAACGGGGGCGCTCGGCTCGCGACTGCGGCGGGTGGTGGAGCGGATGGACCGCGACGTCCACGCCATCTACCAGGCCGCGGGCGTGCGCTTCGAGCCGCGCTGGTACGCGGTCTTCACATCCCTGCGAGACCACGGCCCGCTGACGGTGGGAGAGCTGGCGGAGCGGCTGGGCGTCACGCACGCGGCCGTCAGCCAGGTGCGCACGGCGCTGGAGCGCGAGCGGCTCATCACCGGCGAGGCGGACCCCGTGGACGGCCGGCGGCAGCGCTTGAAGCTCACCGCGCACGGCCGCAAGACCGCCGCGAAGCTCGCGCCGCTGTGGGCCGCCATCCAGACCGCGGCCACGGCGCTCCTCGATGAAGGGGCGCCCCAGCTGCTCGCGGAGCTGAATGGATTGGAGCGCGCGCTCGACCACCGCGGCCTGCGCGCGCGGGTGGGTGACCTGCTGCACCTCGAAGATTCAGACGCACCTGGAGCGACCCATGAAGCCAAGCGCTGA
- a CDS encoding amidohydrolase yields the protein MKTLPLLPLLFACVAAPGGLALAAAPPPTVLAGLDALYPELDALYRDLHQTPELSLQEEKTAAKLAERLRKLGFEVTPKVGGHGVVALLRNGKGPTVMLRTDLDGLPVEEKTGLPYASKTKAKDAGGTEVSVMHACGHDVHMTSWIGTATLLARTKDRWRGTLMLVGQPAEEIGAGARQMLADGLFTRFPKPDVAVAMHTVANAAAGMVQFTPGYALASVDSVDVTLYGKGGHGAYPHTTVDPVVMAARTVLSLQTLVSREKSPLEPAVLTVGSIHGGTKSNIIPDEVRLQITLRTYKPEVRKALLAGIERIAKAEAMASGAPRPPTVNVTEGTPATYNDPELTKRLVAAVGKVLGEKNLSETPSVMGGEDFSEYGRAGVPSVMLWLGITEPKRFAEAKGTEEALPSPHSPLYAPDRERALRTGVTLMTTSALELLGKP from the coding sequence GTGAAAACGCTCCCCCTGCTTCCCCTGCTCTTCGCCTGTGTCGCGGCGCCCGGCGGCCTCGCGCTCGCGGCGGCGCCCCCGCCCACGGTCCTCGCGGGCCTGGACGCGCTGTACCCCGAACTCGATGCGCTCTACCGCGACCTGCACCAGACGCCCGAGCTGTCACTCCAGGAGGAGAAGACGGCGGCGAAGCTGGCCGAGCGCCTGCGCAAGCTCGGCTTCGAGGTGACGCCGAAGGTGGGCGGGCACGGCGTGGTGGCCCTGTTGCGCAACGGCAAGGGCCCCACGGTGATGCTGCGCACGGACCTGGACGGGCTTCCGGTGGAGGAGAAGACGGGGCTGCCCTACGCCAGCAAGACGAAGGCGAAGGATGCAGGCGGGACGGAAGTCTCGGTGATGCACGCGTGCGGGCACGACGTGCACATGACGTCATGGATTGGCACGGCCACGCTGCTGGCGCGAACGAAGGACCGGTGGCGTGGCACGTTGATGCTGGTGGGGCAGCCGGCCGAGGAGATTGGAGCCGGGGCCCGGCAGATGCTGGCGGACGGCCTGTTCACGCGCTTCCCCAAGCCGGACGTCGCCGTGGCCATGCACACAGTGGCCAACGCCGCGGCGGGGATGGTGCAGTTCACCCCCGGCTATGCGCTGGCGAGCGTGGACTCGGTGGACGTCACCCTCTACGGCAAGGGCGGGCACGGTGCGTACCCGCACACCACCGTGGACCCGGTGGTGATGGCGGCGCGCACCGTCCTCTCGCTGCAGACGCTCGTCAGCCGGGAGAAGAGCCCGCTGGAGCCGGCCGTGCTCACGGTGGGCTCCATCCACGGTGGCACCAAGAGCAACATCATCCCGGACGAGGTGCGCCTGCAGATCACGCTGCGCACGTACAAGCCGGAGGTGCGCAAGGCGCTGCTGGCTGGCATCGAGCGCATCGCCAAGGCGGAGGCGATGGCATCTGGAGCGCCCCGTCCCCCCACCGTCAACGTCACCGAAGGCACGCCCGCCACCTACAATGACCCGGAACTCACGAAGCGGCTGGTGGCCGCGGTGGGCAAGGTGCTGGGCGAGAAGAACCTCAGCGAGACGCCATCCGTCATGGGCGGAGAGGACTTCTCCGAATACGGCCGCGCGGGCGTGCCCTCCGTGATGCTGTGGCTGGGCATCACCGAACCCAAACGCTTCGCCGAGGCCAAGGGCACGGAGGAGGCGCTGCCCTCCCCGCACTCGCCCCTCTACGCGCCGGACCGCGAGCGCGCGCTGCGCACCGGCGTCACCCTGATGACCACCTCCGCGCTGGAGCTGCTGGGCAAACCCTGA
- a CDS encoding S41 family peptidase: MKPSADRLFIAVTALWLVTSPRPSFAQPPASGAVTAPARLTAAERDAALSSIQAELQRTYVFPEKRAALVERLDRERKAGRYSVDSPAEFAERVTADLTDASKDRHLYLVNDAARYTAAKAPRVRETDTDAYWRQRALREHHGLTELRVLPGNVRYLKVAGFHWVQDETGTAYDDALRFLKDGDAIIIDLRDNGGGTHAAVRYLVSHFLDGDVPLLTFLAGSKPPEQSRTLEHLPAGRLMGKPLYVLINPRVASAGEEFAYHVQQLKLGELIGSRTAGAANNNSLVPVAPCFVLSVSHGRPVHAVSQTNWEGVGIAPDVETPPEQALEVAQSRALKKLLATSGLTPALRSEYTWAQTTVEAGLHPVSVPPQALKSLAGRFGPNEVSWKDGALWLRRGSRPPVRLTPLTAEGLFSVEGYEVLRARLTGKALELLWSDTPEPTVFARG, translated from the coding sequence ATGAAGCCAAGCGCTGACCGTCTGTTCATCGCAGTGACCGCCCTGTGGCTTGTGACAAGCCCCCGGCCCTCCTTCGCGCAGCCTCCCGCCAGTGGCGCCGTCACTGCCCCAGCGCGGCTCACCGCCGCGGAGCGCGACGCGGCGCTGTCCTCCATCCAGGCGGAGCTCCAGCGGACCTACGTCTTCCCGGAGAAGCGCGCGGCGCTCGTCGAGCGTCTGGACCGGGAGCGGAAGGCGGGACGCTACAGCGTGGACTCGCCAGCGGAGTTCGCCGAGCGTGTCACCGCCGACCTGACGGATGCCAGCAAGGACCGGCACCTGTACCTGGTGAACGATGCCGCGCGGTACACCGCCGCGAAGGCGCCCAGGGTGCGGGAGACGGACACCGACGCGTACTGGCGCCAGCGGGCCCTGCGCGAACACCACGGCCTCACGGAGCTGCGCGTGCTGCCGGGCAACGTGCGCTACCTGAAGGTCGCCGGGTTCCACTGGGTCCAGGACGAGACCGGCACGGCCTATGACGACGCCCTGCGGTTCCTGAAGGACGGGGACGCCATCATCATCGACCTGCGGGACAACGGAGGTGGCACCCACGCGGCGGTGCGCTACCTGGTCAGCCACTTCCTCGATGGGGACGTGCCTCTGCTGACCTTTCTCGCGGGCTCCAAGCCTCCCGAGCAGTCCCGGACGCTGGAGCACCTTCCCGCCGGCAGGTTGATGGGCAAGCCCTTGTACGTGCTGATCAACCCGCGCGTGGCTTCAGCGGGGGAAGAGTTCGCCTATCACGTCCAGCAGCTCAAGCTGGGGGAGCTGATCGGCTCCAGGACCGCGGGGGCCGCCAACAACAACTCGCTCGTGCCCGTCGCGCCCTGCTTCGTGCTCAGCGTCTCGCATGGGCGTCCTGTCCACGCGGTCAGCCAGACGAACTGGGAGGGCGTGGGCATTGCTCCGGACGTGGAGACACCTCCCGAGCAGGCCCTGGAGGTCGCGCAGTCCCGCGCCTTGAAGAAGCTGCTGGCGACTTCCGGCCTCACTCCGGCGCTTCGCTCCGAATACACCTGGGCCCAGACGACGGTCGAAGCCGGACTGCATCCGGTCTCCGTCCCGCCGCAGGCCCTGAAGTCCCTGGCCGGCCGCTTCGGACCGAATGAGGTGTCCTGGAAGGACGGAGCACTGTGGCTCCGCCGTGGAAGCCGGCCTCCCGTCCGCCTCACGCCCCTGACAGCGGAGGGGCTGTTCTCCGTGGAAGGCTATGAGGTCCTGCGCGCGCGGCTGACCGGCAAGGCGCTGGAGCTGCTCTGGAGCGACACCCCGGAGCCGACCGTGTTCGCGCGCGGTTGA
- a CDS encoding DUF4386 domain-containing protein, translating into MNISRLHSRSLGALFLLPFLAYGIGTALVTSVLKEPELLAGQRTLFVGGVLLLLLNSLFVVGIGVLFFPILRERSPGIAVAYVCTRVMEALTLIVGVVFLLCILQLGESAPPEQATLFNLLSKGNVWAYQLAMIILGAGSVAFCLSLYRSRLLPSWLPLLGAVGYGLLALGSVLELFGLPWGILFSGPGGLFELILGGWLIARRFRTVTPSVAA; encoded by the coding sequence ATGAACATCTCCCGCCTTCACTCCCGTTCCCTGGGCGCACTCTTCCTCTTGCCGTTTCTTGCCTACGGCATCGGCACCGCGCTCGTCACCTCCGTCCTGAAAGAGCCGGAGCTGCTGGCCGGACAGAGGACGCTGTTTGTCGGGGGCGTGCTGCTGCTGCTGTTGAACTCCCTCTTCGTCGTCGGAATTGGCGTGCTGTTCTTTCCCATCCTCCGTGAGCGGAGCCCGGGCATCGCCGTCGCCTACGTCTGCACGCGGGTGATGGAGGCGCTGACCCTCATCGTCGGAGTGGTGTTCCTGCTGTGCATCCTCCAGCTCGGAGAATCCGCACCGCCGGAGCAAGCGACGCTGTTCAACCTTCTCTCGAAGGGGAACGTCTGGGCGTACCAGCTCGCGATGATCATCCTGGGCGCCGGCAGCGTGGCGTTCTGCCTGTCGCTGTACCGCTCCCGGCTTCTTCCCTCGTGGCTCCCGCTGTTGGGCGCGGTGGGCTACGGGCTTCTGGCGCTGGGGTCCGTGCTGGAGCTCTTCGGGCTGCCGTGGGGCATCCTCTTCTCCGGGCCCGGAGGCCTGTTCGAGCTGATCCTGGGCGGCTGGCTCATCGCCAGGAGGTTCCGGACGGTCACGCCCTCCGTCGCGGCGTAG
- a CDS encoding caspase family protein, with product MAQGYSINIGLNAVDPKHYAGWDGQLQACEADAEDMVSIAKAQEFSRVRPFLTKDATRAKVLAEVGEAASVLQAGDLLLFTYSGHGGQLPDMNGDEDDGLDETWCLYDGELVDDEIYQAMGKLKAGVRVFMLSDSCHSGSVSSVAYAALRSSGSLQLLADSLRSTEPTERRFKEMPLGIEQRTYRDNKAMYDAILKGLPKEDPRLTLKATVLLISGCQDNQLSSDGVHNGLFTANLLRVWNGGKFKASYSTFHRRILGLMPPIQSPAYSVIGVPSREFERQMPFHVS from the coding sequence ATGGCGCAGGGATATTCCATCAACATCGGTTTGAACGCGGTGGATCCGAAGCACTACGCGGGCTGGGATGGCCAGCTGCAGGCGTGCGAAGCGGACGCCGAGGACATGGTCAGCATCGCGAAGGCGCAGGAGTTCAGCCGCGTCCGCCCCTTCCTCACGAAGGACGCCACGCGCGCGAAGGTGCTGGCGGAGGTGGGCGAGGCGGCGTCGGTGCTCCAGGCGGGGGACCTGCTGCTCTTCACCTACTCGGGGCACGGCGGTCAGCTCCCCGACATGAACGGAGATGAGGACGACGGGCTGGATGAGACGTGGTGTCTGTATGACGGGGAGCTCGTCGACGACGAGATCTACCAGGCGATGGGGAAGCTCAAGGCGGGCGTGCGGGTCTTCATGCTCTCCGACAGCTGCCACAGCGGTTCGGTGAGCAGCGTGGCCTATGCGGCCCTGCGCTCCAGCGGCAGCCTGCAGCTGCTGGCGGATTCGTTGCGGAGCACGGAGCCCACGGAGCGGCGCTTCAAGGAGATGCCCCTGGGCATCGAGCAGCGCACGTACCGCGACAACAAGGCGATGTACGACGCCATCCTGAAGGGGCTGCCCAAGGAGGATCCGAGGCTGACGCTCAAGGCCACGGTGCTGCTCATCTCCGGCTGCCAGGACAACCAGCTCTCCAGCGACGGCGTCCACAACGGCCTCTTCACGGCCAACCTGCTGCGCGTGTGGAACGGAGGGAAGTTCAAGGCCAGCTACTCGACCTTCCACCGCCGCATCCTGGGCCTCATGCCGCCCATCCAGTCACCGGCGTACTCCGTCATCGGAGTCCCCAGCCGCGAGTTCGAGCGGCAGATGCCATTCCACGTCAGCTGA
- a CDS encoding invertase recombinase-like protein, whose protein sequence is MKLFRVCLTSLLVLAVACGGDSDSPEAPDAGQSRPDSGTGTPDSGHPLPDSGTETPDSGTETPDSGTETPDSGTETPDSGTETPDAGSETPDSGTETPDAGTEPTDAGSGNPDAGGPTEVNVIDNGGFEEWSGALPARWSGSTTNIEEVVRKVTTQPFEGVNAAQLINTSATHRRFTTVAKSMAAGRYSCTYQARGTGDVRNAWFGTDYSSYSSYTSVDSRSWTQVSYNFNLASSVFDTFELIFSVRNTSGDHLLIDDVRCVRAPEPCDSVTCDAWARCDNTTVTCKPLSGRCDDATNCSEWQSCDATHTCVTAEDRCTRHADCAGTPATPVCDTASHLCIEGDPCAGVTCSNPATSCNPSTGVCELAEGACFTTYDCRGALPACDPATRRCVAAEHSANIIRNGGFENWSTRSIPYYGNNYVPDYWYGLDNGLTDPGSEIKPSRLARYTSAVHGGSAALQFVVPIQIAERFTTEKFNVPVGNYSCSYRVRGHGSIRHRSYSSGGWSPQTDFVTVDSDEWQPVFFRFTGNVRDWRLFFYPSRSVADRDHLQVDDVVCTKD, encoded by the coding sequence TTGAAGTTGTTTCGAGTGTGCCTGACTTCGCTGTTGGTGTTGGCCGTCGCGTGCGGCGGTGATTCGGATTCTCCGGAGGCGCCCGACGCCGGGCAGTCCCGGCCGGACTCGGGCACCGGGACGCCCGACTCGGGCCATCCGCTGCCGGACTCCGGCACCGAGACACCGGACTCCGGTACGGAAACGCCGGACTCCGGCACCGAGACGCCGGATTCCGGCACGGAGACTCCTGACTCGGGCACGGAGACGCCCGACGCGGGCTCCGAGACTCCGGACTCGGGCACCGAGACGCCTGACGCCGGCACCGAGCCGACCGACGCGGGCTCCGGGAATCCGGACGCGGGCGGGCCCACCGAGGTGAACGTCATCGACAACGGTGGCTTCGAGGAATGGTCCGGTGCGCTTCCGGCGCGGTGGTCCGGGAGCACGACGAACATCGAAGAAGTGGTGCGGAAGGTCACGACGCAGCCCTTCGAGGGCGTGAACGCGGCCCAGCTGATCAACACCTCGGCCACCCACAGGCGCTTCACCACCGTGGCGAAGTCCATGGCCGCGGGCCGCTACTCCTGCACCTACCAGGCGCGGGGAACCGGTGACGTCCGCAACGCCTGGTTCGGCACTGACTACTCCAGCTACTCGTCCTACACCTCCGTCGACTCCCGGTCGTGGACCCAGGTGAGCTACAACTTCAACCTGGCCAGCTCCGTCTTCGACACCTTCGAGCTCATCTTCAGCGTCCGGAACACCAGCGGCGATCACCTGCTCATCGACGACGTCCGCTGTGTGCGGGCCCCCGAGCCGTGCGATTCGGTCACCTGCGATGCCTGGGCGCGTTGCGACAACACCACCGTGACCTGCAAGCCGCTCTCCGGCCGCTGCGACGACGCCACGAACTGCAGCGAGTGGCAGTCCTGCGACGCGACCCACACCTGCGTGACCGCCGAGGACCGCTGCACCCGCCACGCGGATTGCGCGGGGACCCCGGCGACGCCCGTCTGCGACACCGCCTCCCACCTCTGCATCGAGGGCGACCCCTGCGCCGGCGTCACGTGCAGCAACCCGGCGACGAGCTGCAACCCCAGCACGGGCGTGTGCGAGCTGGCCGAAGGCGCCTGCTTCACGACGTATGACTGCCGCGGCGCCCTGCCCGCCTGCGACCCGGCCACCCGCCGCTGCGTCGCGGCCGAGCACTCCGCGAACATCATCCGCAACGGCGGCTTCGAGAACTGGAGCACCCGCTCCATCCCCTACTACGGGAACAACTACGTCCCGGACTACTGGTACGGGCTGGACAACGGCCTCACGGACCCGGGTTCGGAGATCAAGCCCTCGCGCCTCGCGCGCTACACGAGCGCGGTGCACGGCGGCTCGGCGGCGCTGCAGTTCGTGGTGCCCATCCAGATCGCGGAGCGTTTCACGACCGAGAAGTTCAACGTGCCGGTGGGCAACTACTCCTGCTCGTACCGGGTGCGCGGCCACGGCAGCATCCGCCACCGCAGCTATTCGAGCGGCGGCTGGAGCCCGCAGACGGACTTCGTCACCGTGGACAGCGATGAGTGGCAGCCGGTGTTCTTCCGCTTCACCGGCAACGTGCGCGACTGGCGCCTGTTCTTCTATCCGAGCCGCAGCGTCGCCGACCGCGACCACCTCCAGGTCGACGACGTCGTCTGCACGAAGGACTAG
- a CDS encoding Crp/Fnr family transcriptional regulator, producing MKNKLVDYFRRIAPLSDEEAQAILDSMVVKSCSKGTHLLMAGQVSTEAYFVLQGCVRQYSLVDGEERSNGFFTEDEWVLSIHSMMNRTPADHFMVCAEDTTVVVGTEQREGDLYRRFPRFESISRRVMQKVLAEQQERFASYLTETPEQRYLKLSKTRPDILQRIPQYQLASYIGVKPESLSRIRKRIATRGKPATPRRRA from the coding sequence ATGAAGAACAAGCTCGTCGACTACTTCCGCCGCATCGCTCCTCTGTCGGACGAGGAAGCCCAGGCCATCCTGGACAGCATGGTGGTGAAGAGCTGTTCGAAAGGCACGCACCTGCTCATGGCGGGCCAGGTCTCCACCGAGGCCTACTTCGTCCTCCAGGGCTGCGTCCGCCAGTACTCCCTCGTCGACGGGGAGGAGCGGAGCAACGGGTTCTTCACCGAGGACGAATGGGTCCTCTCGATTCACAGCATGATGAACCGGACCCCGGCGGATCACTTCATGGTCTGCGCGGAAGACACCACGGTGGTCGTGGGCACCGAGCAACGCGAGGGGGACCTGTATCGGCGCTTCCCTCGCTTCGAGAGCATCTCCCGGAGGGTGATGCAGAAGGTCCTGGCGGAGCAGCAGGAGCGGTTCGCTTCCTATCTCACCGAGACGCCGGAGCAGCGCTACCTCAAGCTCTCGAAGACGCGGCCGGACATCCTCCAGCGGATTCCCCAGTACCAGCTGGCCAGCTACATCGGCGTGAAGCCCGAGTCGCTGAGCCGGATCCGGAAGCGCATCGCCACGCGCGGCAAGCCGGCTACGCCGCGACGGAGGGCGTGA